The proteins below come from a single Chelmon rostratus isolate fCheRos1 chromosome 12, fCheRos1.pri, whole genome shotgun sequence genomic window:
- the pold3 gene encoding DNA polymerase delta subunit 3 isoform X1: MDELYLDNIDEFVNDHNKIVTYKWLSLTLGVHVNIAKQMLFHYLDHKRKESSAQLHATYLVSGKFVDNGQKSHKVSIVKEDQLEDFKSKMSLIVSVHVYSVQKALLKDSGPLYSVDYDAVKDNLKNCSRYSAIRCASAVPMSSLELQQAREVHRAPTPEPEHKKSGMNGEANVASKPSTKPQKGIMGMFANKTAPKNQENGKDIKSEQKEDAPVVDAPKTKPATKANPMTNFFGSQTAKKPVKTVKEEEAAQSSSSAAQQHQSSQPEEKQEAAAVKPPKDAKKDSRSKTKRIVDSDSEEEKMEKKKRRRIKKPEPDSSDEDVIPDSPQQMETREPSPSPPMKEVESVSHSHQANSEMKTRKRRRVLKSRTFVDDEGCIVTEKGYESESYSESEDDFQATKQAPKHPFPAKLAASSKQDEKKSQKKSSTNANKGSKQASIMGFFQKK; the protein is encoded by the exons ATGGACGAGCTTTATTTGGATAACATCGACGAATTTGTCAACGACCACAACAAGATA GTCACCTATAAATGGCTGAGTCTCACTCTGGGAGTCCATGTCAACATAGCCAAACA gatgctttttcattatttggatcacaagaggaaggaaagctcagctcagctccacGCTACCTACCTTGTGTCGGGGAAGTTTGTAGACAATGGCCAAAAG AGTCACAAGGTGTCAATTGTCAAAGAGGACCAGCTGGAAG atttcaAATCCAAGATGAGCTTAATAGTCAGCGTCCATGTCTACAGTGTCCAGAAAGCTTTACTGAAAGACAGCGGTCCCCTCTACAGCGTTGACTATGACGCTGTGAAAGACAATCTGAAGAACTGCAGCAG ATACAGTGCGATCCGCTGTGCCAGTGCAGTGCCCATGTCctctctggagctgcagcaggcgAGAGAAGTCCATCGAGCTCCTACACCAGAGCCTGAACACAAAAAATCTGGCATGAACGGAGAGGCTAACGTTGCTTCCAAACCTTCCACCAAGCCACAGAAAGGCATCATGGGAATGTTTGCAAATAAAACTGCTCCTAAGAACCAGGAAAATGGCAAAGACATTAAGTCGGAGCAGAAAGAGGATGCACCCGTG gTTGATGCTCCTAAAACCAAACCAGCCACAAAAGCCAATCCTATGACGAACTTCTTTGGGTCTCAAACAGCAA AGAAGCCAGTTAAAActgtgaaggaggaagaagcagCTCAGTCATCATCCTCAGCGGCGCAGCAGCATCAGAGTTCACAGCCTGAAGAGAaacaagaagctgcagcagtgaagccACCAAAAGACGCTAAGAAAGACTCCaggag CAAAACCAAGCGGATCGTAGATTCCGACagcgaggaggagaaaatggagaagaaaaagcGACGGAGGATTAAGAAGCCTGAACCCGACAGCAGCGATGAAGATG TCATTCCAGATTCTCCACAGCAGATGGAAACGAGAGaaccatcaccatcacctccGATGAAGGAGGTCGAGtctgtttcacattcacac CAGGCGAACTCTGAAATGAAGACGAGGAAAAGGAGACGAGTCCTGAAATCTCGCACCTTTGTTGATGACGAAGGATGCATCG tgacagagaaaggCTATGAGAGTGAATCGTACTCTGAATCAGAAGATGACTTTCAGGCCACCAAACAAGCACCAAAACACCCCTTCCCAGCAAAACTAGCAGCAAGTAGCAAACAGGACGAGAAGAAAAGCCAGAAGAAATCTTCCACAAATGCAAATAAAGGAAGCAAACAAGCTTCCATCATGGGATTTTTCCAAAAGAAATGA
- the pold3 gene encoding DNA polymerase delta subunit 3 isoform X2: protein MDELYLDNIDEFVNDHNKIVTYKWLSLTLGVHVNIAKQMLFHYLDHKRKESSAQLHATYLVSGKFVDNGQKSHKVSIVKEDQLEDFKSKMSLIVSVHVYSVQKALLKDSGPLYSVDYDAVKDNLKNCSRYSAIRCASAVPMSSLELQQAREVHRAPTPEPEHKKSGMNGEANVASKPSTKPQKGIMGMFANKTAPKNQENGKDIKSEQKEDAPVVDAPKTKPATKANPMTNFFGSQTAKKPVKTVKEEEAAQSSSSAAQQHQSSQPEEKQEAAAVKPPKDAKKDSRSKTKRIVDSDSEEEKMEKKKRRRIKKPEPDSSDEDVIPDSPQQMETREPSPSPPMKEVESVSHSHANSEMKTRKRRRVLKSRTFVDDEGCIVTEKGYESESYSESEDDFQATKQAPKHPFPAKLAASSKQDEKKSQKKSSTNANKGSKQASIMGFFQKK from the exons ATGGACGAGCTTTATTTGGATAACATCGACGAATTTGTCAACGACCACAACAAGATA GTCACCTATAAATGGCTGAGTCTCACTCTGGGAGTCCATGTCAACATAGCCAAACA gatgctttttcattatttggatcacaagaggaaggaaagctcagctcagctccacGCTACCTACCTTGTGTCGGGGAAGTTTGTAGACAATGGCCAAAAG AGTCACAAGGTGTCAATTGTCAAAGAGGACCAGCTGGAAG atttcaAATCCAAGATGAGCTTAATAGTCAGCGTCCATGTCTACAGTGTCCAGAAAGCTTTACTGAAAGACAGCGGTCCCCTCTACAGCGTTGACTATGACGCTGTGAAAGACAATCTGAAGAACTGCAGCAG ATACAGTGCGATCCGCTGTGCCAGTGCAGTGCCCATGTCctctctggagctgcagcaggcgAGAGAAGTCCATCGAGCTCCTACACCAGAGCCTGAACACAAAAAATCTGGCATGAACGGAGAGGCTAACGTTGCTTCCAAACCTTCCACCAAGCCACAGAAAGGCATCATGGGAATGTTTGCAAATAAAACTGCTCCTAAGAACCAGGAAAATGGCAAAGACATTAAGTCGGAGCAGAAAGAGGATGCACCCGTG gTTGATGCTCCTAAAACCAAACCAGCCACAAAAGCCAATCCTATGACGAACTTCTTTGGGTCTCAAACAGCAA AGAAGCCAGTTAAAActgtgaaggaggaagaagcagCTCAGTCATCATCCTCAGCGGCGCAGCAGCATCAGAGTTCACAGCCTGAAGAGAaacaagaagctgcagcagtgaagccACCAAAAGACGCTAAGAAAGACTCCaggag CAAAACCAAGCGGATCGTAGATTCCGACagcgaggaggagaaaatggagaagaaaaagcGACGGAGGATTAAGAAGCCTGAACCCGACAGCAGCGATGAAGATG TCATTCCAGATTCTCCACAGCAGATGGAAACGAGAGaaccatcaccatcacctccGATGAAGGAGGTCGAGtctgtttcacattcacac GCGAACTCTGAAATGAAGACGAGGAAAAGGAGACGAGTCCTGAAATCTCGCACCTTTGTTGATGACGAAGGATGCATCG tgacagagaaaggCTATGAGAGTGAATCGTACTCTGAATCAGAAGATGACTTTCAGGCCACCAAACAAGCACCAAAACACCCCTTCCCAGCAAAACTAGCAGCAAGTAGCAAACAGGACGAGAAGAAAAGCCAGAAGAAATCTTCCACAAATGCAAATAAAGGAAGCAAACAAGCTTCCATCATGGGATTTTTCCAAAAGAAATGA
- the LOC121614926 gene encoding sodium- and chloride-dependent betaine transporter-like, translated as MNRQRRTESQRRAGERGQWSSKTEYFLVVAGNVVGLGNVWRFPYLCYKNGGGAFLVPYCLFAVVYGMPLFLLETSFGQYTQEGFITCWRKLCPLAQGIGYGHAIIKLYDFCYIIVQVWALFYLVFSFRSQLPWSTCENTWNTANCLGLQILDSPSTNLTNQSMLKNTTSAATEFWERRVLGMSRGIEELGSVRWELALCLLACWMFCYFSIWKSIRSSGKVAYFTATFPYVMLIILLIRGLTLPGAWEGIYFYLYPDLNHLANLEVWVEAGSQILFSYSLAAGTLTVLSSYNEYNNNCYRDSFWLCLLNSGTSFVAGFVVFSVLGFMAQNQGVTVDTVAESGPGLAFIAYPQATALMPVPQFWTVSFFLMLFFLSVDTHFVTVECFITSLSDLFPKLFRKPGRHEIFVLVICSFFFLIHLMLVTEGGIYVFQLIDYYGPSRACLYFMALFECLALAWTFGADDVINFIEDMTGQRPSVFFKLCWKYIIPLLSLASFVLHLVDCQHPRINNWYVYPYWAYAVGWTMTLSSVLMVPLWAAGQMCLTAGTFRQRLSALCRSAEDPAWKMESRKLKEEGTTVQLRTPAETPA; from the exons ATgaacagacaaagaagaacagaaagtcaaaggagagctggagagagaggacagtggagcagtaaaacagaatattttctggttGTTGCAGGAAATGTGGTCGGCCTGGGCAACGTATGGAGATTCCCTTACCTCTGCTACAAGAATGGTGGAG GTGCCTTTCTGGTGCCATactgtctgtttgctgtggtGTATGGGATGCCTCTGTTCCTGCTGGAGACCTCATTCGGTCAGTACACCCAGGAAGGATTCATCACCTGCTGGAGGAAGTTGTGTCCACTGGCACAAG GAATTGGATACGGACACGCTATAATTAAACTATATGACTTCTGCTACATTATTGTCCAAGTCTGGGCTCTCTTCTACCTGGTGTTCTCGTTTAGATCCCAGCTCCCCTGGTCCACTTGTGAGAACACCTGGAATACAG CCAACTGTTTGGGTCTTCAGATTTTGGACTCTCCCTCAACAAATCTGACAAATCAGAGCATGCTGAAAAACACCACCTCCGCTGCTACTGAGTTCTGGGA ACGGCGGGTGCTGGGCATGTCCAGAGGCATCGAGGAGCTGGGCAGTGTGCGGTGGGAGCTGGCCTTGTGTCTCCTGGCCTGCTGGATGTTCTGCTACTTCAGTATCTGGAAAAGTATCAGATCTTCTGGAAAG GTTGCGTACTTCACAGCCACGTTCCCCTATGTGATGCTCATCATACTGCTCATCAGAGGCTTGACTCTTCCTGGAGCTTGGGAAGGGATCTACTTCTACCTGTATCCAGACCTGAACCACCTGGCTAACCTTGAG GTCTGGGTAGAGGCAGGGTCTCAAATACTTTTCTCCTACAGCCTGGCTGCAGGGACTCTAACTGTCCTGAGCAGCTATAACGAGTACAACAACAACTGCTACAG GGACAGTTTTTGGCTCTGTCTGCTGAACAGCGGGACCAGCTTTGTTGCTGGATTTGTCGTCTTCTCCGTTCTTGGATTCATGGCTCAGAATCAGGGTGTTACTGTCGACACTGTGGCTGAGTCAG GTCCAGGTTTGGCTTTTATTGCTTATCCTCAGGCAACAGCCCTGATGCCTGTGCCACAGTTCTGGACTGTCAGCTTCTTCCTCATGCTCTTTTTCCTCAGTGTTGACACACAT TTTGTGACCGTCGAGTGTTTCATCACCTCATTGAGCGACTTGTTTCCGAAGCTGTTTCGTAAACCGGGAAGACACGAGATCTTCGTCCTCGTCATCTGCTCGTTCTTCTTCCTCATACACCTGATGTTGGTCACTGAG GGAGGGATTTACGTATTCCAGCTTATTGATTATTATGGCCCAAGCAGAGCGTGTCTTTATTTCATGGCTTTATTTGAGTGCCTGGCTCTGGCCTGGACCTTTG GTGCTGATGATGTTATTAACTTCATTGAGGACATGACAGGACAGAGACCGTCTGTTTTCTTCAAACTGTGCTGGAAATACATCattcctctgctgtcactg GCTTCATTTGTCCTGCACCTGGTTGATTGCCAACACCCCAGGATTAACAACTGGTACGTTTACCCTTACTGGGCGTACGCAGTAGGTTGGACCATGACACTCTCCTCTGTTCTCATGGTTCCACTGTGGGCAGCTGGACAAATGTGTCTGACAGCAGGAACCTTCAGACAG CGTTTGTCCGCCCTTTGTCGTTCTGCTGAAGATCCAGCCTGGAAGATGGAAAGCAGAAAACTGAAAGAGGAAGGGACGACAGTCCAACTGAGGACGCCTGCAGAGACGCCCGCTTAA